A stretch of [Clostridium] innocuum DNA encodes these proteins:
- the srtB gene encoding class B sortase — MKKPMSKTKKIIYDILFVIALAVFLFSAYKLISIYYLNYQEGKEKDAVQEVAKVPKNPEKEDFTIDWKALKEKNPEVVGWILIPDTDISYPIVQGSDNSYYLNHTFEKKENYAGAIFMDAGADASFQDRNTIIYGHNVKHGTMFAELEKFKEQAFFEQHPYLYIFTEQQNYRCEIFSMYSTSATSASYRLQYADDADFKSYVDMVRELSDFNRKVSVKGQDRIVSLSTCSYERDGQPSELRYLLHARLVKWDGALKK; from the coding sequence ATGAAGAAACCCATGTCAAAAACGAAAAAAATTATATATGATATACTGTTCGTCATCGCTCTGGCCGTTTTTCTGTTTTCCGCCTATAAGCTGATCAGCATCTACTATCTGAATTATCAGGAGGGGAAGGAAAAGGATGCGGTACAGGAGGTTGCCAAGGTTCCCAAAAATCCGGAAAAGGAGGATTTCACGATTGACTGGAAGGCATTGAAGGAGAAAAATCCGGAGGTTGTCGGCTGGATTCTGATCCCTGATACAGATATATCCTATCCCATTGTGCAGGGAAGTGATAATTCCTATTATCTGAATCACACCTTTGAAAAAAAGGAAAATTATGCCGGTGCTATTTTTATGGATGCCGGCGCAGATGCTTCCTTTCAGGATCGCAATACCATCATCTACGGACACAATGTCAAGCACGGTACCATGTTTGCCGAGCTGGAGAAGTTTAAGGAGCAGGCATTTTTTGAACAGCATCCGTATCTGTATATCTTCACAGAGCAGCAGAATTACCGCTGCGAAATATTCAGTATGTATTCAACGAGTGCAACGAGTGCCTCCTACCGGCTGCAGTATGCGGATGATGCGGACTTCAAGAGCTATGTGGATATGGTGAGGGAGCTTTCGGATTTTAACCGAAAGGTATCGGTCAAAGGACAGGATCGCATCGTTTCGTTAAGCACCTGTTCCTATGAACGTGACGGACAGCCCAGCGAGCTGCGCTACCTGCTGCACGCCAGACTTGTGAAGTGGGACGGGGCATTGAAGAAATAA
- a CDS encoding winged helix-turn-helix transcriptional regulator, which translates to MGFQETFKALSDPTRREIVNLLKDGKRSAGDIVSHFSSTNATISHHLSILRKAGLITDEKQGKYIYYELNTSVIDEIIGWITSLKGEEQ; encoded by the coding sequence ATGGGATTTCAGGAAACCTTCAAGGCGCTGTCCGATCCGACTCGCAGAGAAATTGTAAATCTGCTAAAGGACGGCAAGCGCAGTGCCGGAGATATCGTTTCACATTTTTCAAGCACAAATGCCACGATATCCCATCATCTTTCCATTCTTAGAAAGGCTGGTCTGATTACGGATGAAAAACAAGGGAAATACATTTATTATGAGCTGAATACCAGCGTGATTGATGAAATCATCGGCTGGATCACATCCCTGAAAGGAGAAGAGCAATGA
- a CDS encoding ABC transporter ATP-binding protein, with amino-acid sequence MIEIKHVTKIYGGTHKAVDDISLTIPTGEIIGFIGPNGAGKTTTIKMITGVLNPDEGEILINGKNIVKEPLEAKKEFGIVPDNADIFLRLKGLEYLNFMGDIYEVDSEQRKQRITSLAETFEMKDALNDRILSYSHGMRQKIVIMGVLLSDPNVWILDEPMTGLDPQSSYSLKEMMKEHARKGNTVFFSTHVLEVAERLCDKVAIINRGRIVFFGTLEELKQLHPQCDSLEALFMEVIAHA; translated from the coding sequence ATGATTGAAATCAAGCATGTAACAAAAATATACGGAGGTACCCACAAGGCTGTGGATGATATCTCTTTGACAATACCTACGGGAGAAATCATCGGCTTTATCGGCCCAAACGGTGCCGGCAAAACCACAACGATCAAAATGATCACGGGTGTGCTCAATCCGGATGAGGGAGAAATCCTGATCAACGGGAAAAACATCGTTAAGGAGCCGCTGGAGGCAAAAAAGGAATTCGGAATCGTTCCGGACAACGCTGATATTTTCCTGCGGTTAAAGGGGCTGGAATACCTGAATTTTATGGGAGATATCTATGAGGTCGACAGCGAGCAGCGCAAGCAGCGCATCACCTCCCTTGCGGAAACCTTCGAGATGAAGGACGCACTCAATGACCGCATTCTTTCCTATTCCCACGGTATGCGGCAGAAAATCGTCATCATGGGTGTGCTGCTTTCCGATCCAAACGTATGGATTCTGGATGAGCCGATGACCGGTCTGGATCCGCAGTCCTCCTATTCTCTGAAGGAAATGATGAAGGAGCATGCCCGCAAGGGAAACACTGTTTTCTTCTCCACCCATGTGCTGGAGGTGGCGGAGCGTTTATGCGATAAGGTTGCCATCATCAACAGGGGACGCATCGTGTTCTTCGGTACACTGGAGGAGCTGAAGCAGCTGCATCCGCAATGTGATTCTCTGGAAGCCCTGTTCATGGAGGTCATTGCCCATGCGTAA
- a CDS encoding DUF1648 domain-containing protein, with the protein MKKQTLSIAFLILITFLFCLVILPFLPAQIPIHWNAEGVIDNWCDKLFLFLFPVLQLVISVGFQFVRSTDPRRKNVERFVSTCNVFLMVLCLLIFGMCLITAISAWKPDALDVPMAITLGLGFLFAVMGNLMPKIRQNYFIGIKTPWALEDEDNWRRTHRMAGRLWFAAGLLMMLLSVLPKEILTGSILGIALAMALAPYIYSYSLFRSKRMKGENK; encoded by the coding sequence ATGAAAAAGCAAACCCTGAGTATTGCGTTTTTGATTCTGATAACGTTTCTATTCTGTCTTGTAATTCTCCCCTTCCTGCCTGCGCAGATTCCGATTCACTGGAATGCGGAGGGTGTTATCGACAATTGGTGCGACAAGCTTTTTCTGTTCCTGTTTCCTGTGCTGCAGCTCGTGATCAGCGTCGGTTTCCAGTTTGTCAGAAGCACGGATCCACGCAGGAAAAACGTGGAGCGCTTTGTATCTACCTGTAACGTATTTCTAATGGTACTGTGTCTGCTTATTTTCGGCATGTGTCTGATAACTGCTATTTCCGCATGGAAGCCAGATGCTTTGGATGTTCCAATGGCGATCACGCTGGGGCTTGGTTTCCTGTTTGCCGTCATGGGCAATCTAATGCCGAAAATCCGCCAGAATTATTTTATCGGCATCAAAACTCCATGGGCACTGGAGGATGAGGATAACTGGCGCAGAACTCATCGCATGGCTGGACGCTTATGGTTTGCGGCCGGACTGCTCATGATGCTGCTCAGTGTGCTGCCAAAGGAAATTCTGACGGGGTCTATCCTTGGAATTGCATTGGCAATGGCTCTGGCGCCCTATATCTATTCATATTCACTGTTTCGCTCAAAGCGGATGAAAGGAGAAAACAAATGA